The following proteins are encoded in a genomic region of Hippocampus zosterae strain Florida chromosome 2, ASM2543408v3, whole genome shotgun sequence:
- the ncoa6 gene encoding nuclear receptor coactivator 6 isoform X2: MAHRGTPPQLSQQTQDLERDSDSDWDSGVGDDVDCCHRSPENEEDHNNQDATEDCIGAAAHFTVFVAFQGSMEDEDFTIKLDTVLRGIPSMLDMESKTLHPQLVEPWNSVRVTFNIPRDAAERLRLLAQNNQQQLRDLGILSVQIEGEGAINVAGGPNRGQEVRVNGPIGAAGQMRMDVGIPSQPGPGVRMSNPSMVPTGSAIAGQALMPGNGGQMHPRVPRPSSRTDVMDPMMPGMSVQQQQLQHQQAGPHGPILPQAAHHMQALQSGRPINPASLQQLQQHHQQQQAQQQAQFSQLGARPPFNQPGQMAIPPGWNPSGVLQTPAAQGGPAWRKPPPQAQMVQRPPSLTTVQTPSHPPPPYPFGSQQAGQVFSVMGQGQLQQQQQQMAMGQFAAPQPKAPQVVPSGVVGPPRPPPPIPPTSGPQGNLAAKSPGSSSSPFQQGSPGTPPMMAPRPTTPQGFPQGVSSPGRATLNQQGNMQQGFIGMPQHGQPGTQVHPGIPKRPMGFPTQNFAQGQVGTTTSGAPGAGSSQQLQSSQTLTHTGVQQSSSTPNSIHAQPNVMGVQGGIPGQSPGTASGSNMTQQQQQQQPGLQTPMLGLQHQAQPVSSSPSQMVQGQGGGQTVLSRPLSQGQRGGMTPPKQMMPQQGQGVIHGQGQMVGGQGHQAMLLQQQQQQQQQQQQQQQNSMMEQMVVSQMQGNKQPFGGKIPSGVMPGQMMRGPSPNVPGNMAQFQGQVGPQPMTPQQQQQQQMAHIQQQQLQQQQQHQLQQQQIQQQHHHQQMNQQQPQQVPLTVNPNQMMGMHGQQHLRLPAGHPLIQQQLQQQQLHQQQKQQQQVMLQQQQQQQQQQQQTAQPHPHQLGDPNSGTGDLGVQQMVPDMQVQQAQSMIGGPQHMQMGNGHFAGHGMNFNSQFPAQVPIGGPCAQAGGFPVSKDVTLTSPLLVNLLQSDISASQFGPGGKQAGGSNQVKPKKKKPARKKKPKDGEGPQQVEGPGGLDVSGMEDSEVQNFAGEQSLGLDNSGQKLADFPNRPAVFTGQPGDQRILQQVPMQFMQQQQQQQQQIQHMQQQQQIQQQQQIQQQQQIQQQQQIQQQQIQQQQMQQQLQQQQMQQQQMQQLQMQGLQNAQGQQGMTGPQTTVQGQPQVHHQLQQQQGQQQQLQQQQQQQMLMMLKMQQEQKNRMSSASGSQLPPRVIGNQPEAQRLPVSQQGNMPVMISLQGHAGLAQSPDKARGMPLIINPQLAGAARRMSLPESTQGPQGTGSDETTSGIHPKQDKPSGAESGMQPGNGGQQMMANQGSTTHVMKQGTVPSSVTQHTGASPQQQQLPTQPQQGGPMSGIHFPNVPTTSQSSRPKTPNRASPRPYHHPLTPTNRPPSTEPSEINLSPERLNASIAGLFPPKINIPLPPRQTNLNRGFDQQGLNPTTLKAIGQAPPNLTLPGNNSNSGNGGNSTSNSQQPFSTGTGGAGTKPDKHSGGQNKRASPSNSRRSSPASSRKSTTPSPGRQKGAKVAITCPPQPQQLVNAQGQTMMLSPSSVTPSPVSMASQLSGNMEMQQTQSPLHGLQGNPPEGIKESHIMMASEQRQISQPQPHPQPVRELSAPRMTSPRPPAPQQPKSDLELQAGTVDRQSTHKAPLQDSGGSVAVRAAPTSLNQLLDVPNKPHQPVHGTLVRDVMAKNSPQSAMDPERQHHLDTQSTDTLAPVATSAAPNESEVKSKPPVSAPISSHSMHPHVTFNAAPSNNQNPLSSPGISSSLSTMTSLCSTFTNTNVVQSVSSKPVNSTQGSHSIAVSSSSNASYSANQAGVMLKPGMGPKPITSVHSVIQIPTSSSSIPPNQITVFVTPNPVTSTPTSQVPTSVVSTMVTLPNKNIRPQDIRHQTPVTRPPQFITTTPVFINPIFQVPSTSVSPNTTGVSQSVTMVGPIQVSTSNIQLSTATSSTQSSVANISTSQLARSTVGHLQTVSNVSSATPIDAHSGPQQINHGALKVENIVDAQKSGSAVSQPSHSSPSTSTSFQPPIASPPCTSPSSMHTLRKDLMSAAPTAQLKSKPAQVAVALSGTADSQIPAQVSSVAAPPPHVFHPSASSVIPTEAAVDHTTHATPNHTTPAISSFTSAPGQVTVPTQAPLPSTPSLSNCTQAATSQNPITSVVGTTVAVSSTSLLSTVSPVKNPVPSVVPIVAMPGLIHETPPTNSSVASTGRVPLSQTGPVSFEPAVTQALAPPETIQTTPESVQQDASQEPVAVEKTSEEILTSPDQGWAKKRKTPINLVPRAAVEKPKGPSRRSSRAEKEVEEEPVAESGVRKRSARPGTTAAAVKETGASPTQAKRRKSK, encoded by the exons ATGGCTCATCGAGGCACTCCACCTCAGCTGTCCCAACAGACCCAAGACCTGGAGCGTGACAGTGACTCCGACTGGGACTCTGGCGTCGGTGATGACGTTGACTGTTGCCACCGAAGCCCGGAGAACGAAGAGGATCACAACAACCAAGATGCCACTGAAGACTGCATTGGGGCAGCAGCacattttactgtttttgttgcCTTTCAAGGGAGTATGGAAGATGAAGACTTCACAATTAAACTTGATACTGTCCTCCGTGGTATACCCAGCATGCTTGATATGG AATCAAAGACGCTTCACCCACAGCTTGTCGAGCCGTGGAACAGTGTGCGTGTTACCTTCAACATTCCACGGGATGCTGCTGAACGACTGAGGCTGCTGGCTCAGAACAACCAGCAGCAGCTCAGAGACCTGGGAATTCTTTCTGTGCAAATTGAAG GAGAGGGGGCCATCAACGTTGCAGGGGGACCAAATCGGGGACAAGAAGTCAGAGTTAATGGACCAATTGGAGCAGCTGGCCAAATGAGAATGGATGTGGGAATTCCAAGTCAGCCTGGTCCAG GGGTGAGGATGTCAAATCCTTCGATGGTCCCGACAGGCTCAGCCATAGCAGGCCAAGCTCTCATGCCAGGCAACGGTGGACAGATGCATCCTCGTGTTCCAAGACCATCTTCACGGACAG ATGTCATGGATCCAATGATGCCAGGCATGTCAGTTCAGCAGCAGCAACTTCAACATCAACAGGCTGGTCCCCATGGTCCCATTCTTCCCCAGGCTGCCCATCACATGCAGGCTTTGCAGTCTGGTAGACCAATCAACCCTGCTTCTTTACAGCAGCTTCAACAACATCACCAACAGCAACAAGCCCAACAGCAAGCACAATTCTCTCAGCTTGGAGCGAGACCTCCATTCAACCAACCGGGCCAAATGGCTATACCTCCTGGCTGGAACCCCTCTGGAGTCCTCCAGACACCGGCCGCCCAAGGAGGTCCTGCCTGGAGGAAGCCTCCACCTCAAGCCCAGATGGTTCAACGCCCTCCTTCCCTTACTACAGTACAGACGCCCAGTCACCCTCCACCACCTTATCCATTTGGTAGCCAACAGGCAGGTCAGGTATTCAGCGTAATGGGACAAGGACAattgcagcagcaacaacaacagatgGCAATGGGTCAGTTTGCTGCACCCCAGCCTAAAGCCCCACAGGTTGTCCCAAGTGGTGTTGTAGGACCACCAAGACCACCTCCACCCATTCCACCCACTAGTGGCCCACAGGGGAATCTCGCTGCCAAATCCCCGGGGTCGTCGTCATCTCCTTTTCAACAGGGTTCACCTGGAACTCCCCCAATGATGGCTCCGAGACCTACAACTCCACAGGGTTTTCCACAGGGTGTTAGCTCACCAGGAAGAGCAACCCTCAACCAACAAGGTAACATGCAACAAGGATTCATAGGAATGCCTCAACATGGACAACCTGGAACACAAGTTCATCCAG GTATACCGAAGAGGCCAATGGGCTTTCCAACCCAAAACTTTGCCCAAGGTCAGGTGGGTACCACCACGTCAGGAGCCCCTGGTGCAGGATCTAGTCAGCAGCTACAGAGCAGCCAAACATTGACTCATACTG GAGTCCAGCAGTCATCCTCAACCCCAAACTCAATCCATGCCCAACCCAATGTTATGGGTGTACAAGGTGGCATTCCAGGTCAGTCCCCGGGCACAGCTAGTGGGTCTAACATGAcccagcaacagcaacagcagcagccagGCCTTCAGACGCCGATGTTGGGCCTCCAGCATCAGGCCCAACCCGTGTCCTCCTCCCCCAGCCAGATGGTTCAAGGCCAGGGTGGAGGTCAGACTGTCCTCTCAAGGCCCCTCAGTCAAGGGCAGAGAGGAGGGATGACCCCACCCAAGCAAATGATGCCTCAGCAAGGCCAGGGGGTGATTCATGGGCAGGGTCAGATGGTTGGAGGCCAAGGACATCAGGCAATGCtcctgcaacaacaacaacaacaacaacaacaacagcagcagcaacagcaaaattCCATGATGGAACAAATGGTTGTAAGCCAAATGCAAGGCAACAAACAGCCATTTGGAGGAAAAATACCGTCTGGGGTTATGCCTGGCCAGATGATGCGTGGCCCTTCACCAAATGTTCCAGGTAACATGGCTCAATTCCAGGGCCAAGTCGGCCCACAGCCAATGACaccacaacaacagcagcagcagcaaatggctcatattcaacaacaacagttgcaacagcaacagcagcatcaACTGCAACAGCAACAGATTCAGCAgcaacaccaccaccagcagATGAATCAGCAGCAGCCTCAACAGGTTCCACTTACTGTCAATCCTAATCAGATGATGGGTATGCACGGACAACAACATTTGAGGCTTCCTGCTGGTCACCCTCTGATCCAACAACAGTTGCAACAGCAGCAGTTACATCAGCAGcagaaacagcagcagcaagtaatgttgcaacagcagcagcagcaacagcagcagcaacagcagaccGCTCAACCACACCCACATCAATTGGGAGATCCCAATAGTGGGACAGGCGATTTGGGGGTCCAACAGATGGTCCCTGATATGCAGGTACAGCAGGCTCAAAGCATGATTGGTGGACCTCAGCACATGCAAATGGGAAATGGACACTTTGCAGGTCATGGCATGAACTTTAACTCCCAATTCCCGGCTCAGGTTCCTATAGGGGGGCCTTGTGCACAGGCAGGTGGTTTTCCTGTCAGTAAAGATGTAACATTGACAAGCCCCCTGCTGGTAAATCTCCTGCAGAGTGATATCTCAGCCAGCCAGTTTGGACCAGGAGGAAAGCAAGCTGGTGGAAGCAATCAGGTCAAACCCAAAAAGAAGAAACCTGCCCGAAAGAAGAAGCCAAAAGATGGAGAAGGACCCCAGCAAGTCGAGGGACCTGG AGGTCTGGATGTGAGTGGTATGGAGGATTCTGAAGTGCAAAATTTTGCTGGAGAACAGAGTTTGGGCCTGGACAACTCGGGCCAAAAGCTTGCTGACTTTCCCAATAGGCCTGCAG TATTCACTGGCCAACCAGGTGATCAAAGGATATTGCAGCAGGTACCAATGCAGTttatgcagcagcagcagcagcaacaacaacaaattcaacacatgcaacagcagcagcaaatccaacagcagcagcaaatccaacagcagcagcaaatccaacagcagcagcaaattCAACAGCAgcaaattcaacaacaacaaatgcagcAACAATTACAACAGCAGCAGATGCAGCAACAGCAAATGCAACAGTTGCAGATGCAAGGTCTCCAGAATGCTCAAGGGCAGCAGGGTATGACAGGACCACAGACCACAGTTCAAGGCCAACCCCAGGTACACCATCAGCTGCAACAGCAGCAGGGTCAACAGCAACAACTACAACAACAG caacagcagcagatgTTAATGATGCTTAAGATGCAGCAAGAGCAGAAAAATCGCATGTCCAgcgcttcaggaagtcaacttCCTCCTCGTGTCATTGGCAATCAACCTGAGGCACAGAGACTCCCAGTCTCACAGCAAGGGAACATGCCTGTCATGATCAGCCTTCAAGGACATGCGGGATTAGCGCAGTCTCCTGACAAAGCAAGAGGGATGCCCTTGATCATAAATCCCCAG CTTGCAGGTGCTGCACGACGAATGTCCCTCCCTGAGTCGACGCAGGGTCCGCAAGGCACTGGATCTGATGAGACAACATCTGGGATCCACCCAAAGCAAGATAAACCAAGCGGTGCAGAAAGTGGCATGCAGCCTGGAAATGGCGGCCAACAGATGATGGCCAACCAGGGTTCCACAACACACGTGATGAAGCAAGGCACTGTTCCATCATCAGTGACGCAGCACACTGGAGCcagtccacaacaacaacaattgccCACTCAACCTCAACAAGGAGGACCCATGTCTGGCATTCATTTCCCTAACGTTCCCACAACTTCACAGAGTTCCAGACCAAAAACTCCCAACAGGGCCAGCCCCAGGCCATATCATCACCCCCTCACCCCAACTAATCGTCCTCCAAGCACTGAGCCCTCAGAAATCAACCTTTCGCCAGAAAGGCTCAATGCTTCAATTGCAGGGCTATTTCCACCTAAAATCAACATTCCTTTGCCACCCAGGCAGACAAACTTAAACAGAGGATTTGACCAACAGGGCCTCAACCCAACAACTTTGAAAGCCATTGGACAGGCGCCTCCAAACTTAACTTTACCaggcaacaacagcaacagcggAAATGGTGGAAATAGCACGAGCAACAGTCAGCAACCTTTCTCGACTGGTACTGGTGGGGCAGGCACTAAACCCGACAAGCATTCTGGAGGACAGAATAAAAGGGCAAGTCCTAGCAATAGTCGTAGGTCAAGCCCAGCTTCGAGTCGCAAGTCAACCACACCAAGTCCTGGAAGACAGAAGGGGGCAAAAGTGGCCATCACATGTCCTCCCCAACCTCAACAGCTGGTTAATGCTCAGGGGCAAACTATGATGCTAAGTCCTTCTTCAGTGACGCCAAGTCCAGTATCCATGGCGTCACAATTAAGTGGCAACATGGAGATGCAACAAACCCAGAGTCCCCTCCATGGTTTACAAGGTAACCCTCCTGAGGGCATCAAAGAAAGTCATATAATGATGGCATCCGAGCAACGTCAAATATCTCAGCCTCAACCACATCCTCAGCCTGTGCGGGAGTTATCGGCACCAAGAATGACAAGTCCTCGTCCTCCCGCTCCTCAGCAGCCGAAATCTGACTTGGAGTTGCAAGCTGGGACAGTCGATAGGCAGTCAACACACAAAGCACCACTGCAGGACTCTGGGGGTTCAGTGGCTGTCAGGGCTGCTCCCACTTCTCTGAACCAGCTTCTGGACGTCCCGAACAAGCCTCATCAACCTGTGCATGGTACTTTGGTTCGGGACGTTATGGCAAAAAACAGCCCTCAGTCAGCCATGGATCCAGAGAGACAACATCACTTAGACACTCAGAGTACAGACACGCTCGCCCCTGTTGCTACTTCTGCCGCTCCTAATGAATCAGAAGTTAAATCCAAGCCTCCTGTGTCAGCTCCTATTAGCAGTCACAGCATGCATCCTCATGTGACCTTCAATGCCGCTCCTAGCAATAACCAAAACCCATTATCCTCTCCAGGTATCAGTTCCAGTCTGAGTACAATGACTAGCCTTTGTTCTACCTTCACTAACACTAATGTTGTCCAGAGTGTAAGCTCTAAACCAGTTAATTCCACTCAGGGCAGTCATTCGATAGCAGTTAGCAGCAGTTCTAATGCCAGCTATAGTGCAAACCAAGCCGGCGTGATGCTCAAGCCCGGCATGGGCCCGAAACCTATTACAAGTGTGCACTCAGTCATACAGATTCCTACTTCATCCAGCTCAATTCCTCCCAACCAGATCACCGTATTTGTCACACCTAACCCAGTGACTTCTACACCGACATCTCAAGTTCCTACATCCGTGGTCTCCACGATGGTAACTCTTCCAAACAAGAATATTCGGCCGCAGGATATCCGACATCAGACACCTGTAACTCGACCGCCTCAGTTTATCACCACCACCCCTGTTTTTATCAACCCAATCTTTCAAGTCCCAAGTACGTCTGTGTCGCCCAATACCACAGGAGTTTCTCAGTCAGTCACTATGGTGGGACCTATCCAAGTATCTACGTCAAACATCCAACTTTCTACCGCCACTAGTTCCACACAATCCTCTGTGGCAAATATAAGCACATCTCAACTTGCACGAAGCACCGTTGGACACCTTCAGACTGTCTCCAATGTCTCTTCAGCCACCCCAATTGATGCACATTCAGGTCCTCAGCAAATCAACCATGGTGCTCTTAAAGTTGAAAATATAGTTGACGCTCAGAAATCAGGTTCAGCAGTCAGCCAGCCATCTCATTCAAGCCCTTCAACGTCCACCTCTTTCCAACCTCCCATTGCATCTCCGCCTTGCACAAGCCCTAGCAGTATGCACACACTTCGAAAGGACCTCATGTCTGCCGCTCCCACTGCGCAGTTAAAAAGTAAGCCGGCGCAGGTGGCCGTAGCTCTTTCTGGAACAGCTGATTCCCAGATACCTGCTCAAGTGTCCAGTGTGGCTGCTCCTCCACCACATGTCTTCCACCCTTCTGCTAGTTCCGTTATTCCAACTGAAGCTGCAgtggaccacacaactcatgccACTCCAAACCATACAACACCAGCAATCTCCTCTTTTACTTCGGCTCCTGGGCAGGTTACTGTTCCAACACAGGCACCATTGCCTTCTACTCCTTCATTGTCAAACTGCACCCAGGCTGCAACGTCTCAAAATCCCATCACGAGTGTAGTTGGTACCACCGTTGCAGTCTCCTCTACATCATTGCTCTCTACAGTCAGTCCGGTAAAGAATCCAGTACCGTCCGTGGTTCCAATTGTTGCCATGCCTGGACTGATTCACGAGACCCCACCCACAAATTCATCTGTTGCTAGCACCGGCAGAGTTCCTCTTTCTCAGACCGGACCTGTGTCTTTTGAGCCTGCTGTTACACAAGCACTGGCTCCTCCTGAAACTATTCAGACCACACCAG AATCTGTTCAGCAAGATGCTTCACAAGAACCTGTTGCTGTTGAGAAGACAA GTGAAGAGATCTTAACAAGTCCTGATCAGGG ATgggcaaagaaaagaaagacgCCCATCAACTTAGTTCCAAG GGCTGCTGTGGAGAAACCCAAGGGGCCGAGTAGACGCAGCTCTCGAGCAGAGAAGGAGGTGGAGGAAGAGCCAGTAGCAGAAAGTGGTGTCAGGAAGCGATCAGCACGGCCTGGAacaactgctgctgctgttaaAG AAACTGGAGCCAGCCCCACTCAGGCCAAACGAAGGAAGTCAAAATAG